CAGTAGAAAGTGATTTAGTGTCTGAAAAAGAACCCTTACAATATTAAACATTCTTAAATTCTAAGCAAAAAAATTTGTAGTTTTCTGCTcatatattcattcatttagaCCCTGTTAGGCCTTTATACagacaaacaaagaaaaaacaattaaaaaagaatttgtcATAAGGTCAAATGTtagaatttgttgttgtaaaggacaatgtatgtataaatgtatgtgtgtatatatgtagaAAAGCTTATGGAAGGAAGCATTAAGTCTAATGCATGGTTGATTTTAAATTGCATTGGTTGGTTGTAACGAGTATTAAGTAAATGAATCTCCAGAGAATGAATGCTTTCAGGCATTatgttttacagaaaaaaactaaattataaactgaCCTTGAATgagatttatatgaaaaaattaaatttaaatgtagatAATAAATTATCTActgagaattattaaaaaataaataatgttgttcaatttttttttaagaaaaatatatatttttttattcgtatTAACAACTAATGATCCAAAGGGTtataaaaatggaataaatgattttaaatacctaaaaataactaaacaaaaaacgGCAATCATATTCAGGCATTAGTTtgcatttgaaattaaaacgcaAACTAGGAACTTAGGCTGACTTAGTCATGTCATCGGAGGACTCTTTGGGTTCTTCGTTGACGGGAGCTGGAGCAACAGTGGTGGAGGCGTTAGTAGCgtcttcttgttgttgttggttggcgggttcttcttgttgtttttcAGGTACAGCAGAACGGGCTTCAACAACTTCGGAGTCGTTGTCGTGAGCTTGTTGGGGATGGTTCAATTGGTTTTGGGGAACTTCGTATTGTGGGTAGGGAGGgaaacgttgttgttgttgttgctgttggaagtattgttgttgctgttcaatcaatttctgttgttgttgaagGACTTCTTGCTGTTGAGCGgcgaattgttgttgttgttgggcaAGTAATTGTTGTTGATCttcaaaatgttgttgttgttcttggaAGTATTGCTGTTGTTCTTCTTCTTCAGTTTGTGGCTGTTGTTGCTCCATTTGGGGTTGTTCTTccatttgttgttgttcctCCATTTGGGATTGTTCTTGTGGCACTTgttcttgctgttgttgttgctcttgttcttgctgttgttgttgttcgggGTATTCTACAGGGGTGGGTTCATTTTCTGGCTGTTGAGGAGCAGCGAATTGTTGAGGTTCTTGTTCTTGAGCTTGAACTTCAGTAACATCTTGTTGTACTTCTTGTGGTTGTTGCGattgatgttgttgttcttgCACAGCTACGGCGGGAGAACTGAAATAGGAATGAATTTGTTGAACAGGAGCAGAAGCCAAGAATGAAGAACGAGCAAATGGAACAGTCGAGAATGATTTTAAAACGGGAGCAGTTTGAACAACAGGGACAGCAGCATATGATTTGAAGACAGGGGCAGCATGGACTACGGGAGCAGCAGTGTAGGTCTTCACAACAGGGGTGGCTTGAACAACGGGAGCAGCAGCGTAGGTCTTCACAACTGGGGCGGCTTGAACAACTGGAGCAGCAGCAGCGAAAGTCTTAACAACAGGAGCAGCAGCATAGGTTTTTACAACGGGAGCGGCTTGAACAACAGGAGCAGCAGCAAAAGTCTTAACAACAGGGGCAGCATGTACTACAGGAGTAGCAGCATAAGCTTTTACAACGGGGGCGGCTTGAACAACGGGAGCAGCAGCGAAGGTCTTAACAACAGGGGCGGCGTGTACAACAGGAGCAGCAGCATAGGTTTTCACTACAGGGGCAGCATGAACAACGGGAGCAGCATGTACTACAGGAGCGGCAGCAACGACGGGATCACGTTGAACAACAGCATTGAAACCATTGACATCATCAGCAGTATAGGTAACGGTACGCTTATAACCATCAGCATCGAGTACACTGTATGAGCCAGCAACATTGCCACCATCACGAGCTTCAACTTGATTCTTGATATCACCAGTCACAGAGTCGTGTACGCCATAGGAGAATTGGTATTGAGGATGAGGATCGATTTCTTCGGCCTTAACAACGGGCACAGCATATGACTTAACAACGGGAGCAGCAGCAACTATGGGAGCTGACTTAACGTAGGCAGTGGGAGCAGCAGCAGCATAGGTTCTGACAAAGGGATTGTAGGCATAGGTGGTAACGCCAGCCATGCAGGAACCGGACAAGGCTAAT
The window above is part of the Lucilia cuprina isolate Lc7/37 unplaced genomic scaffold, ASM2204524v1 Scaffold_8382, whole genome shotgun sequence genome. Proteins encoded here:
- the LOC111686824 gene encoding transcription factor SPT20 homolog isoform X2 gives rise to the protein MAGVTTYAYNPFVRTYAAAAPTAYVKSAPIVAAAPVVKSYAVPVVKAEEIDPHPQYQFSYGVHDSVTGDIKNQVEARDGGNVAGSYSVLDADGYKRTVTYTADDVNGFNAVVQRDPVVAAAPVVHAAPVVHAAPVVKTYAAAPVVHAAPVVKTFAAAPVVQAAPVVKAYAATPVVHAAPVVKTFAAAPVVQAAPVVKTYAAAPVVQAAPVVKTYAAAPVVQATPVVKTYTAAPVVHAAPVFKSYAAVPVVQTAPVLKSFSTVPFARSSFLASAPVQQIHSYFSSPAVAVQEQQHQSQQPQEVQQDVTEVQAQEQEPQQFAAPQQPENEPTPVEYPEQQQQQEQEQQQQQEQVPQEQSQMEEQQQMEEQPQMEQQQPQTEEEEQQQYFQEQQQHFEDQQQLLAQQQQQFAAQQQEVLQQQQKLIEQQQQYFQQQQQQQRFPPYPQYEVPQNQLNHPQQAHDNDSEVVEARSAVPEKQQEEPANQQQQEDATNASTTVAPAPVNEEPKESSDDMTKSA
- the LOC111686824 gene encoding RNA polymerase II degradation factor 1-like isoform X1 — its product is MAGVTTYAYNPFVRTYAAAAPTAYVKSAPIVAAAPVVKSYAVPVVKAEEIDPHPQYQFSYGVHDSVTGDIKNQVEARDGGNVAGSYSVLDADGYKRTVTYTADDVNGFNAVVQRDPVVAAAPVVHAAPVVHAAPVVKTYAAAPVVHAAPVVKTFAAAPVVQAAPVVKAYAATPVVHAAPVVKTFAAAPVVQAAPVVKTYAAAPVVKTFAAAAPVVQAAPVVKTYAAAPVVQATPVVKTYTAAPVVHAAPVFKSYAAVPVVQTAPVLKSFSTVPFARSSFLASAPVQQIHSYFSSPAVAVQEQQHQSQQPQEVQQDVTEVQAQEQEPQQFAAPQQPENEPTPVEYPEQQQQQEQEQQQQQEQVPQEQSQMEEQQQMEEQPQMEQQQPQTEEEEQQQYFQEQQQHFEDQQQLLAQQQQQFAAQQQEVLQQQQKLIEQQQQYFQQQQQQQRFPPYPQYEVPQNQLNHPQQAHDNDSEVVEARSAVPEKQQEEPANQQQQEDATNASTTVAPAPVNEEPKESSDDMTKSA